The Pan paniscus chromosome 3, NHGRI_mPanPan1-v2.0_pri, whole genome shotgun sequence genome includes a window with the following:
- the AFM gene encoding afamin, which yields MKLLKLTGFIFFLFFLTESLTLPTQPRDVENFNSTQKFIEDNIEYITIIAFAQYVQEATFEEMEKLVKDMVEYKDRCMADKTLPECSKLPNNVLQEKICAMEGLPQKHNFSHCCSKVDAQRRHCFFYNKKSDVGFLPPFPTLDPEEKCQAYESNRESLLNHFLYEVARRNPFVFAPTLLTVAAHFEEVAKSCCEEQNKVDCFQTRAIPVTQYLKAFSSYQKHVCGALLKFGTKVVHFIYIAILSQKFPKIEFKELISLVEDVSSNYDGCCEGDVVQCIRDTSKVMNHICSKQDSISSKIKECCEKKILERGQCIINSNKDDRPKDLSLREGKFTDSENVCQERDADPDTFFAKFTFEYSRRHPDLSIPELLRIVQIYKDLLRNCCNTENPPGCYRYAEDKFNETTEKSLKMVQQECKHFQNLGKDGLKYHYLIRLTKIAPQLSTEELVSLGEKMVTAFTTCCTLSEEFACVDNLADLVFGELCGVNENRTINPAVDHCCKTNFAFRRPCFESLKADKTYVPPPFSQDLFTFHADMCQSQNEELQRKTDRFLVNLVKLKHELTDEELQSLFTNFANVVDKCCKAESPEVCFNEESPKIGN from the exons AGAACTTCAATAGTACTCAAAAATTTATAGAAGATAATATTGAATACAT CACCATCATTGCATTTGCTCAGTATGTTCAGGAAGCAACCtttgaagaaatggaaaagctgGTGAAAGACATGGTAGAATACAAAGACAGATGTATGGCTGACAAGACGCTCCCAGAGTGTTCAAAATTACCT AATAATGTTTTACAGGAAAAAATATGTGCTatggaggggctgccacaaaagCATAATTTCTCACACTGCTGCAGTAAGGTCGATGCTCAAAGAAGACACTGTTTCTTCTATAACAAGAAATCTGATGTGGGATTTCTGCCTCCTTTCCCTACCCTGGATCCCGAAGAGAAATGCCAGGCTTATGAAAGTAACAGAGAATCCCTTTTAAATCA ctttttatATGAAGTTGCCAGAAGGAACCCATTTGTCTTCGCCCCTACACTTCTAACTGTTGCTGCTCATTTTGAGGAGGTGGCCAAATCATGTTGtgaagaacaaaacaaagtcGACTGCTTTCAAACAAGG gCAATACCTGTCACAcaatatttaaaagcattttcttcttATCAAAAACATGTCTGTGGGGCACTTTTGAAATTTGGAACCAAAGTTGTACACTTTAT ATATATTGCGATACTCAGTCAAAAATTCCCCAAGATTGAATTTAAGGAGCTTATTTCTCTTGTAGAAGATGTTTCTTCCAACTATGATGGATGCTGTGAAGGGGATGTTGTGCAGTGCATCCGTGACACG AGCAAGGTTATGAACCATATTTGTTCAAAACAAGATTCTATCTCCAGCAAAATCAAAGAGTGCTgtgaaaagaaaattctagagCGCGGCCAGTGCATAATTAACTCAAACAAAGATGATAGACCAAAGGATTTATCTCTAAGAGAAGGAAAATTTACTGACAGTGAAAATGTGTGTCAAGAACGAGATGCTGACCCAGACACCTTCTTTGCGAA GTTTACTTTTGAATACTCAAGGAGACATCCAGACCTGTCTATACCAGAGCTTTTAAGAATTGTTCAAATATACAAAGATCTCCTGAGAAATTGCTGCAACACAGAAAACCCTCCAGGTTGTTACCGTTACGCG GAAGACAAATTCAATGAGACAACTGAGAAAAGCCTCAAGATGGTACAACAAGAATGTAAACATTTCCAGAATTTGGGGAAGGATGGTTTGAAATACCA TTACCTCATCAGGCTCACGAAGATAGCTCCCCAACTCTCCACTGAAGAACTGGTGTCTCTTGGCGAGAAAATGGTGACAGCTTTCACTACTTGCTGCACGCTAAGTGAAGAGTTTGCCTGTGTTGATAATTTG GCAGATTTAGTTTTTGGAGAGTTATGTGGAGTAAATGAAAATCGAACTATCAACCCTGCTGTGGACCACTGCTGTAAAACAAACTTTGCCTTCAGAAGGCCCTGCTTTGAGAGTTTGAAAGCTGATAAAACATATGTGCCTCCACCTTTCTCTCAAGATTTATTTACCTTTCACGCAGACATGTGTCAATCTCAGAATGAGGAGCTTCAGAGGAAGACAGACAG GTTTCTTGTCAACTTAGTGAAGCTGAAGCATGAACTCACAGATGAGGAGCTGCAGTCTTTGTTTACAAATTTTGCAAATGTAGTGGATAAATGCTGCAAAGCAGAGAGTCCTGAAGTCTGCTTTAATGAAGag AGTCCAAAAATTGGCAACTGA